One Alnus glutinosa chromosome 3, dhAlnGlut1.1, whole genome shotgun sequence genomic region harbors:
- the LOC133862408 gene encoding L-type lectin-domain containing receptor kinase S.4-like: MPEILISLWVFLLLLCPVKPQDDARPLLDEFSGGFSAAGNNLSLDGVAAVENNGVLRLTDYSSTIASGHAFYSHPIQFKNSSGEVMSFSTSFAFVIIPQPGKQGGDGLAFAISPVQGIPGGYPGSYIGLFNASNNGNFSNHILAVEFDTYMNTEYGETGYNHVAVDINSIISTKSVPVPFNLTSGQVIQAWIDYNSPTSQLNVRLATNSTKPSSILLSSTVNLSQILNESMYIGFSAATGLIASSHYILGWSFNMNGDAKSLNLDQLTKPQLPSTATGTKKNRTGLIVGVSVSGALAVILLAALTFYIMRRKKKADVVEDWEHDIGPHRFSYEELKKATRGFKEKELLGSGGFGRVYRGTLPNSDTQVAVKRVSPDSKQGLQEFVTEVASIGRLRHRNLVQLLGWCRRQGDLLLVYDFMPNGSLDKYLFNDQPKTILSWEQRFRIIKGVASGLLYLHEEWEQTVVHRDIKAANVLLDSEFNGRLSDFGLAKLYEHGSNANTTRVVGTLGYLAPELCRTGKPTTSSDVYAFGALLLEVVCGRRPVDPKASLENIILVDLVWEKWRVGEILDVVDQMLEGKFNQVEAVLVFKLGLMCSNDSPEARPTMRQVVRYLEGELELQEEVAVPYGKRSATAEDYVHFYPSTTTSYDPEAGLSLPFSTLSSKGEGR, from the coding sequence ATGCCAGAAATACTCATCTCTCTCTGGGTTTTCCTTCTACTCCTATGTCCAGTAAAGCCTCAAGACGATGCTAGACCCTTGTTGGACGAGTTCAGCGGCGGGTTCAGCGCTGCAGGCAACAACTTGAGCTTAGACGGCGTTGCAGCGGTTGAGAACAATGGCGTACTAAGGCTAACAGACTACTCCTCGACCATTGCTTCCGGCCACGCCTTTTATTCACACCCAATCCAATTCAAGAACTCCAGCGGCGAAGTGATGTCCTTCTCCACCTCGTTCGCTTTCGTTATAATCCCCCAGCCTGGGAAACAAGGCGGCGATGGCCTCGCCTTCGCAATCTCTCCCGTACAAGGGATTCCAGGGGGTTATCCAGGCTCTTATATTGGCCTCTTCAACGCCAGCAATAATGGTAACTTCTCGAACCACATATTAGCGGTCGAATTCGACACTTACATGAACACCGAGTACGGTGAAACCGGTTACAACCATGTTGCCGTCGACATCAATAGCATAATATCGACCAAATCTGTTCCGGTTCCCTTTAATTTGACGAGTGGTCAGGTAATTCAGGCATGGATCGATTATAATTCGCCAACAAGCCAATTAAATGTCAGGCTTGCGACGAACTCTACCAAACCCAGTTCTATACTTTTGTCCTCTACAGTGAACCTCTCACAAATTCTTAATGAATCTATGTACATCGGATTTTCTGCTGCTACTGGTTTAATCGCGAGCTCGCATTATATCCTGGGTTGGAGCTTCAACATGAATGGAGACGCTAAATCTCTCAATTTAGATCAACTTACTAAGCCCCAGCTTCCCAGTACTGCCactgggaccaaaaagaatcgtACAGGCCTAATTGTTGGCGTCTCAGTTTCAGGTGCTTTGGCTGTCATTTTGCTTGCTGCTTTGACTTTTTACATCATGAGGAGGAAAAAGAAGGCTGATGTGGTTGAGGACTGGGAGCATGATATTGGTCCGCATAGATTTTCTTACGAGGAGCTGAAGAAAGCAACAAGGGGTTTCAAAGAGAAAGAGCTACTTGGATCTGGTGGGTTCGGTCGAGTTTACAGAGGAACTCTGCCAAACTCAGACACCCAAGTTGCTGTCAAGCGTGTTTCCCCTGATTCAAAACAAGGTTTGCAAGAATTCGTGACGGAGGTTGCTAGTATTGGCCGTCTTCGTCATAGAAATTTGGTTCAATTGTTGGGTTGGTGTCGCCGGCAAGGTGATCTACTACTTGTGTATGATTTCATGCCGAATGGAAGCTTGGACAAGTACCTGTTTAACGATCAGCCTAAAACAATCCTGAGCTGGGAGCAAAGGTTCAGGATCATCAAAGGTGTGGCTTCAGGGCTTTTATATTTGCATGAGGAGTGGGAACAAACTGTAGTTCACAGAGACATCAAGGCAGCAAATGTGTTATTGGATTCGGAGTTTAATGGAAGGCTGAGTGATTTTGGCCTTGCTAAGCTATACGAGCACGGCTCCAACGCAAACACCACCAGGGTGGTGGGCACGCTGGGTTATTTGGCGCCTGAGCTGTGTCGCACAGGCAAGCCTACAACAAGCTCTGATGTGTATGCCTTTGGCGCTTTGCTACTGGAAGTGGTATGCGGTAGAAGACCGGTGGATCCTAAAGCATCGCTTGAGAATATCATTCTGGTGGACTTGGTGTGGGAGAAATGGAGGGTAGGAGAAATTCTTGACGTTGTTGACCAAATGTTGGAGGGAAAGTTTAATCAGGTTGAGGCCGTTTTGGTGTTCAAACTGGGCTTGATGTGTTCAAACGATTCACCTGAGGCACGCCCCACGATGAGACAGGTGGTGAGGTACCTGGAAGGCGAGTTGGAGCTGCAGGAGGAGGTGGCGGTGCCATATGGGAAAAGAAGTGCTACTGCTGAGGATTATGTACACTTTTATCCTAGTACTACTACGTCGTATGATCCTGAAGCTGGTTTAAGCTTGCCATTTTCAACTTTGAGTTCCAAAGGTGAAGGTAGGTAG